The Pseudanabaena sp. PCC 6802 genomic interval CATCTCGAACACGTAGCGGCATACTTGAATGACTGGGGAGTGGTCGGTCAAGTACGCGATTTTATTCAAAACACCAAAGCGCGTCCGCGTTTGGGCAAAGTAGTGTCTATTCCGCTACAGTTGGGAGGGCGATCGCTAGAATGGCTGGTAGATTAAACTCGGAAAGCGCTAGCCAAAAGGATATGTATGTATTATGGTACCTATGTCAAGATTGCGTTTGTCCGTTTAATGCAGGAGCGTTGCGAGCAGGTTTGTAGGGCATAAAGATTATGAGTCAAGCGG includes:
- a CDS encoding DUF3067 family protein, which codes for MTGQELRQIIQAKWGYSYDVQLRRVEGRIVAQIMWRYQEQLSFPLSEADYLQHLEHVAAYLNDWGVVGQVRDFIQNTKARPRLGKVVSIPLQLGGRSLEWLVD